In the Pecten maximus chromosome 5, xPecMax1.1, whole genome shotgun sequence genome, ATTTATATTACCAGGTCGATATAACACCAAAATTACTTTACCAAAGttttataattgataaatatatatttactattttGAATAGATATCCTTAAAATGTAGATAGAGACAATAGCATAAACTATTTCTTGAGATAACTAACCATGATACTCCAAATTAATGGTAGACATGCACTTTTGAACATATTATTATTGTTGACTGTTGTCCGTAACTCAAAATACTCAATGCGATGCAACCCATTGTTATGTGTATACTCCTAACAGCACGAACCACAGGCATCACCTGTGGTCGTCCAATAAGTACACAAAGCACACatttattggacagttacaggtcaATTATTGGACAGCTACTGCTAAAATTATGAATGAGCACATATGTTAGACAATGAATAAACCTCGCAATATCTGCAATGGAATGacatgaaatgttaaaataaatacagtatagaAGGTTTGATTCACAGAacacttttttaaaaaacatgcaGAGTATTTTATAGGAAAAAACTCTCATTTCCTGTGTTAACTCAACAGATACAGAACAACCCAATAACAACCAAAAGGGGAATATGTTGTACGTAAGATATCAGCCTCAAActgcatgttatgtaaaataattgGAATTCTGTGGCGCttattttacaaattcaaaagTACCGGGCTTGTACAGATATGAGACACCTATTCAAAGAACCAGTACTTGTATAAACTTTAACCGTTTCTATCAAAGCATTTCTGGCAATAGATCCGACTCATCAAATCGAGTTTTCAaatacaatatcattaataaatgATCGTTTCATTTGTGTAGTTACTCAATGTTATCCAGTATTTCCAACAAAATATGTGATAATTTTCGCAATGGATCTAAAATTCTAGTTGTATCCGTTAAACATCATTCTTCCTAATATACAGTGACATGACGATTAATGTAAGTAAATATGTGTAAACTACGTTATCAACACAAAGCAAGAGGGGAGATTATGCTATAAATTGATACTGATATATCACTATCAATGaagaaaatatatcttttttataatCTTTATTATGAAACATTTTTTGAAATGAAGTTATAAGTAGGATGTATTTTGATTATACTCCAAAGActgatacatttttatatttatatagggAATACCAAACATTGGCCTCACCTGTTACGCTAGCTGTGTGCTGCAAGTAAGTATGTGGTTTAATTAATTAACCCAGGGTGATATTTATTCTTTAGCATGGATAACATTTAGTACGTACGTACTTTGACAGATTGCCGATTTGTGTCGTGCTTTAGTTTCTAAATTATTCTCACAGAAGAACATTACTGTTCTACAATGCTGTAATCAAAGCTTGCTGTACAATGCAGTTCCGTAGACTGTAGTCAGTTTATGTTACAACACGGTTTTGTAACAATACGTTGTTTTTGTTAGGTACTCGCCCAGACTCCGAGATTCAATGATAGCTTGCGCACATACTCTCCGGACAGTGACAAggtaaaacacacatacactaaAAATTCTCTAATTGTTTCACTTTAAGAGGaacttctttttattttgataatatcttaTACCCGATGGTGTAAAGGTTACAATTTTGATTCTTGTTAATCTTCCTTGGATCAAAATACCATAGAATGTGAAATTGtgagaaaatatatattgcaagaaaaaatatattgtgaTTCCTACTCGGCGGTAAATTTCAATAGCGATAAGTTaatcacacatatatatcttaGTATTAACATACTGACTAATTGATATTATAAGTAGTATGTCTTCATCGTCTATGATATAGGATGACGTGGAAACAATGTTGAAAGAACTTCTTAAAAGTGTCAATGATGTATCAGGAAGGGAATTTTATGTCAACTGGAATTTGATGCAACGGCTTATGCGAAAAATATTCCAAATGTAAGTCCGATTTTTCTTCCTGCCATTGCTGATTTTTATAATCAACGCTGTATATTACATGGCCATTCAGAATAAGGTTATTTTTGATAGCAGAGCTACAGGCAGGCATCAATTTTAGAGCTtgttaaaatattcatattcacTACCAgcaaacgaaaaaaaaatcatgtccAATTCAAGTAGATGCAATACCGAATAAAATAGCGAAAAGGGAGAGATAAAAgagatttattacatttttaccagtgaaatatcaaaacttttAACTTAATAAAAACTTATATCATCACTGCTTATATCATCGAAATGGTGATAGCTATTTTATCTTTGGTAAAAGAGACAAATCGCTTTCTATTTACTGTCTTAAAATGATTTTTCGGCTGGGATGCTAATGAATGAGAGGTAGAAAAAATGGTTAGTTTGTTGAATTTCTGcaatatatgttgataaaacaCCCATTTGATAAACAGTTATGCAAGCAAAGCTTACTGGCTTTTCATGTTGTCAAGCGAAACGTAATAAGGATACAGCGCAACAGACTATTCTTCTGATTTCTGCACTTTTTAGACGAatacattttttcttcttttttcttcttcaaaataatgaatgaaAAGAAAACTGAAAATTATCGATATTCTATCATGCTCGTGAAAGTATGTTATACTCAACGGGAAATCGTTCACTACCCTCTATAGATGCCATTGTTCAAAACTGATGAAGACATTTTTTCAGTGACCGATCATTTCGCCAGTACCAGGAGAACGATTGCCATTCATTCATTATGGCCTTATTCAACGCATTAATGAAAACAGAACAAGATCACAAGAAACAGAAAGGTATGATATTTAAATCAGTGGTAATAGACCGCCATCACAAAGGCCAAAGGTCTGGTCGATTCTATTCCGCGCAATAGAAAACATCAATTATGATTTCTTTATGAGTAAATCTCTATAtcttattaatatatatgtatccaAAGATATAGGACCAATACGAACTCCCTGTACCAATGAAAAAACTACCACCAAGAAACAATCTTCTTAACTTTGCGGTGGATgcattttttttactaaaactGCGATGTACTTAGAGACAAATTCAAGAAAGACAATcgtatttatttatcttatattCAGATGTAGGAAACTCATTTCTTGACGGACCAGACCCAGATGACGACAGTGGTACAGGGAAAGGGACAGAAAATATTACCAATGTAAGCTATTGCCAAATCGATTTCAGAATCACAAGTATTTGCTTTACATGCCGCACAGTAAGTACTTGTAAATATGTAGGTTATAAACGCGGATTATACACTAACATTGAGAAATAAAACTCCGTACCTGCACTATCTGATGCTAAAACGCATGGATGACCGGGGGCTGTTAGCCAATATGGACCCTTTGGTGCGTATCCCATTAGTGGAAAGAATAACATCATGGATGCTTGATAATTAGATTTCCTTGATTATTCATTATGAAAAACAGCAAATTACGACTATATACCAAAAGATATAACATTAACATATTGTCCTTCAAATAATGAAACTTTTAACCTTCAGATAACAATAATGCTATaatgccaaagtttgtcagcgctcCTTGCGGCATTATTCTTTGAGgaattttcatcaaacttcacacaatgatacgGGACAATATTATGTCTTTCAAGTTTGAGATTCAACGTCAAGATCACTGTTATTATGTTAAGCGGGGGCCGGTAGAAGACATAAATAGCTTTAGCAATATCCAGTATGATTGTTGAAATAAAATTCGTTGACtttgaaaattaataattaagaattttcataCAGGATTGGAATGTCCAAAATTCAcactgtgattttttttctcgaacCTTTTAACCTGAGATAAGGGAGAAAAAAAGCCTTAGGTCGATAATCAAGTAGAaaagttaaaatgaatataaaaaagacgttaaaattttacattgaaaaAACATTCTATCAAGTCATCATTATAGCATCTTCGCTATCCAAGGGTTACTCTACGCTAAGCTCCATGTGAAATGGAGCTTAGCGTAGAGTAAttaacccttggttagcgaagatgtCATTATAGAAGTTGCGCACAGAAGTGCAAATGACATTGTTTTTGTATATCACTCTTTTAGGATTTGAATTACACACCAAATATCCCATGATTAAGGTAAAACAAATAGATTTAATATTTGTCTCATCTTCGAATGAAAGAGGAAAGCATTTCAATGCGTAAGTTTTACTGATTGCAAATCGTTCAAAACCAGtaaagggggaggggggacatagctttctttttaaaaaagttctagttatacaaacaaaactgtatataacaatgaatGCAAATGATCAATCAACTGATAGTTCCTGAATTTAGCATAGCCGAGTAAACATACATAACTTCAAAACAAGATGTGCTCATGTTATGAGATGAGGGTGTTAGGGTGTTACATTGCCCTTACAATGAACAAAAAAGTTGTACCATTTACCCCTAATACACTTATTGCGCTGAAtcttgatatttatatatacttaatttatCTTTTTCCGCCGAAAGGATGGCAGACCAAAAGCGGAAGCTGATATAGGAAACACCACAGGAAAAAGTAAGATCGTTTATTCAATCACATATCctttattattgttattgagatgtatttgaatttaaaaaaactttttttttaatattttaaaatatgattGAACTCATTGACATAACGCGATACTATATTTAGCTGGGGCCTTGTATTAAAGGCACTTTTAATATATTCCGCTTTATCATTCACGATTCTCTTACGATATAATTATCCTATTACAGTAATTATTGCATTTAGTGTATGTTCATGTAGTTATTTATTTTGGAAGAAtagtttgaaatgaaaagaaaaaaacttttttttttttttttttttaggtacCTGTCCTACCGCACTCTTTGAAAGTCGTCTTACAAGTCAATTTAAATACAGCAGTTGTACCGACGTATGTTGAATACTTTTTGTCATCTTTTTACCAATACAAAACAGGGGgaaatgaaaatgttaataatGTTGCAGACAAAAGACAGATATCACTAACAAACACCACAGCAGATCTTTTCCACCCTAACTGTTGCAGTAGAAGACGCGTTACAAGTAATTTTCTGACATTATGATAAAACTAATGACTCCGAATTTCCGTTGAATATCACCTAgaatgatttttatttgttcTCATAGAAATGCGCGGCTGCAACTTAGCACAAACTTATTAGCTACAGTATATATTCTATTTAACGGAACTACTATTGAATGCCCAATATACAGTatcatatcaattttatttccaATACCTTGAAATTAAGtgttaatttgattattttgaatAGATCGAAATTGTTTTATCAGATAATCAGACTGTTAAGCATTGAAATCGCTCGTTTAATATTCGTATGTATACGTCACTGGTGTAATAAATCATGCGGCGTTTTCATTGGCAGCAAAAGTACttctattgtgacgtcataatatggacaatggGGTGACGTCATGAATTGTTTATAGcgcaaaatatttcaattttgcaaCATTTAGAACAGCCGAAATGGGTCATGTGGTACGAAACATATTATCACGAAGTTTAATCGTTTAATAAAATCTCATGAAAAGAAGGCTCATTTAAGAtcttttgaatatatatttacaatgtacatatatgtatgacaGTAAAAtggaatatttcttttgtttttaagaaaagaGACCTTGAATGTATATATTCCAACACGCAACTCGGAATGAGTTTAATATCAATTTGGCTTTATGGAAATATTCAATGATGCAAATGTTCAATCTAACACATGAAAGATATGCATATGCTTTTGAGTATGAGAGGAATATTAAACTGATTATTGCTGCTTTATTTTGCAGACGGAAAATGTTGATGATCAACTGTTTTATAGTCTCCTGTTACCAGCTGTTGTTGAAGTGGTAATTAACAAATTGGGTTCCttatttaatgatgaattaAATCATAGACTAATCATGACATTCAACAtcgaacaaatatatatacatttgtgttatatatggCTTCCAAGTGAAGGAACAACGAATATTTGCACGCGAACCAAATTTATTTAAACCAATAAATGATGTAATATAAGCcatacattgttttacaatgCCCCTTTGACCCATTTGAGATActgaaatacatttaaattgCACGCAAGGTATGACTATATACCTAATTAATACCGAAAACGAAAGGAAGCATAAACATCCTAAAGTTGCGTAAGAAACATATAGTCGGAATTAcatttaaattctttttttttttttttaatctggcTGGTTACAAAAATGACAATGCTTGTTACATGCAAGATTACATCATTCTTACAGAAATCCATTGCTGAAGGACTGGACTTGTATTTCAAAAGTGAAGAATTTCCAGACAATATGTTACCATGTAGGAAATGCAAAACCCAGAACGACAGAAGTAAGAATATAGACTACTTATTAGTTCTTTATTGTTATAatcagaatgtcattgttttattattttgttttcactcttcATGATGAAGATGCCAACTACCAAAAGTCCAGAGATGGTCAAAAGACATGTATAATCATCattacacacaaaacatatgtTATTGAGCAAGTGAAAGGTATAATGCTTAGAAGTTAATACGAATTGATTTATCATAATGAATAATATATGTGTTTGTCATTAAGCGACCACAACTCGAACTCTTCTAGTGTCTAAAGCTCCAGACATGTTGATGATACAGCTGGCACGTTTTCGCGAGGTAAGTCtgtagttaaatataacaactGGAATCAATAACTTGAAGCTTACAGATGATTTCCCCGCACATAATAGAACTATCCTTGGGTGTTCTTTAacgaataaaaaacaaaacaaaacaaaaaacactcTTTTATTGAAGGTGACATACTTTGATGATCATTACAAGGAATTGGAAAAGACGGATCATCAAGTGAAGTTTGAAGAAACATTGACAATCAAGAAAGCTTACACAATGGACAAGGTATAGTAGTTTAATTAGGTCATCGCCAGCCGTGTTCTGTCTGCTGTctgccgtgcgtaaacttttcacatttcaaatttcttctcaaattccaacaGTTGGTCCTgacaaaatgttgttattttttcgggtcgttccgaaatccaagatggccacgatgtcagccattttgaaaaaaacacattataaACCTCTATTCCGGTTCCACTCGTAgcattgagctggaaattagTGAGGATGTTGAGGAAGGGgggccaataaagtgttgttgtAGTTTAACATCGT is a window encoding:
- the LOC117327165 gene encoding ubiquitin carboxyl-terminal hydrolase Usp2-like isoform X1; this translates as MFELSSIEKAEKTTFCGIGFWKPCRTVIQLETLNKQIKNIRENPSFYIKEKPQRRRCSQYSCGKEAVIEFRNCSHCMCEDCVSVKVSSGETMICGGWFYCNNEIPTEFVMDYLHNIGNVENRTPTGYTRDVCDNPNCPAESLLKRDIRQRFSCEHKLCIVCVSAQRTSGDDEIICKVPTCASSKIRQTDSEIAGIPNIGLTCYASCVLQVLAQTPRFNDSLRTYSPDSDKDDVETMLKELLKSVNDVSGREFYVNWNLMQRLMRKIFQIDRSFRQYQENDCHSFIMALFNALMKTEQDHKKQKDVGNSFLDGPDPDDDSGTGKGTENITNDGRPKAEADIGNTTGKSTCPTALFESRLTSQFKYSSCTDTENVDDQLFYSLLLPAVVEVKSIAEGLDLYFKSEEFPDNMLPCRKCKTQNDRTTTTRTLLVSKAPDMLMIQLARFREVTYFDDHYKELEKTDHQVKFEETLTIKKAYTMDKKELEYELYGVVLHSGNMHGGHYTSCVRNLKSKKWYSCSDSSVREMPEKSLLQPRAFSNAYLLFYSKKK
- the LOC117327165 gene encoding ubiquitin carboxyl-terminal hydrolase Usp2-like isoform X2, producing the protein MFELSSIEKAEKTTFCGIGFWKPCRTVIQLETLNKQIKNIRENPSFYIKEKPQRRRCSQYSCGKEAVIEFRNCSHCMCEDCVSVKVSSGETMICGGWFYCNNEIPTEFVMDYLHNIGNVENRTPTGYTRDVCDNPNCPAESLLKRDIRQRFSCEHKLCIVCVSAQRTSGDDEIICKVPTCASSKIRQTDSEIAGIPNIGLTCYASCVLQVLAQTPRFNDSLRTYSPDSDKDDVETMLKELLKSVNDVSGREFYVNWNLMQRLMRKIFQIDRSFRQYQENDCHSFIMALFNALMKTEQDHKKDVGNSFLDGPDPDDDSGTGKGTENITNDGRPKAEADIGNTTGKSTCPTALFESRLTSQFKYSSCTDTENVDDQLFYSLLLPAVVEVKSIAEGLDLYFKSEEFPDNMLPCRKCKTQNDRTTTTRTLLVSKAPDMLMIQLARFREVTYFDDHYKELEKTDHQVKFEETLTIKKAYTMDKKELEYELYGVVLHSGNMHGGHYTSCVRNLKSKKWYSCSDSSVREMPEKSLLQPRAFSNAYLLFYSKKK